The DNA region CTCATGCGGCTTCCCACTCTTGCCACCGTAAAAAGGATGCTCAACCTCTACACCTGACCACTTTTTAAGACGATAGGCAACTCTATCCACATATGTGTCCACGTCGAGATTCGGGCGACTGAGCCAGTTGCAGCTCCTGCAGCGCTGGTGATAGACACGAACGTTGTATCTGTCGCCGCTGTACATGCGAATGGTTATTGCGATCTTCTTGCTTGACCATCCACGACTGGTGCAGTTGTTGTTGTGACAGGTGAACCGGCCCACTATGTTGGTGTCGTATGACTCGATACAGCCCCTCTCGTCGTCATTGTTGTTGAAAGTGAAATGAAGATCCTCTGTCTCTAGTTCATTTGACAGCTCATCGTCGAGAGCTGGGTACATGGACCATGACTTGGGTTTCTTGCGTGGTGGCATGGTGGGCTGTCTGGGGTGAGAAAATAGGGTGAGGGCGAATTGGGAGAGGAAGTAAACAAATTGCATTTGTAGCAGAGGTTATTGTATGTCAGATAGCGAACAGGGTCAAATACGCAAGggagaagggagaagagaagcacGCCTTCATTAGGGGCCTGAGACATGCGTGACGGATACGACGATATGCATGCTGCCAGGCCACAAGCAAACTGTACCAACATGCGTAAGTAACTGAGTGATTTGGCCACTGTTGAGTTTCAGCTACTTTTATATCATTCATCAGCCTCTGGGCCCAAAAGGTCCTGTGTTGGCCTGCTTCTATAACCATTGGATATCGTCGAACCTGTTGGGCAGCTTTGCTGCCACTAAGGGAGGCCGACCTCTGTCTGTGACGGTAAGAATGGCTCTTTTACtggctggccaagaaggagtCGCTCTCAATGACCACTTCATGTCGCTTGGTCGGCCTCCCACATCCCCAACCTCGTCTCCCAGTTCACATGATTGGACAGCACATCATGGGTCGGCGAGACGTGCCCAGTCCTGTTGCAGCCGACCTGGCAGGGCTATTCTCGTCATTACGACGTGATCCTTCAACAATTATGCGAGAGTTTGACTGCGCGGGTTATGTATCCTGATAGTCGCCATTGGTACATCTACTCGCTTCGGTTTGCAGGCTGGATTGGAAGTCATCTTGGCAATGGAATGCCAAGCCTGCATTATTCTCGATTGAGGCTAGGTTCTATACAAAAGAGCCTATATGTCTATATGTTGTCTATGTGATTAAAGATGAGGTAGATACCCCAgatgaagaaagaaaacaTGAATCGCTCATTCGCTCCAATCAGCCCCGTCTATGATAAAATCCACATCTTCCAGGTTTCCAGGCAAGCTTAAGGGAGAGAAGCAGGAGCGTAGGCCTGGTCAGGcttgacaaccttgccgCCGGCGAGCTGCTGGTCGGTGTAGGCAGGGTAAACAAtctgcttcttgctcttgctgaCAACCGAAAGAGTAGTGAATCCCTTGTCGGCGCCAAACTGACCGCTCCAGCCAGAGGTGATGGTGAAGTCGCCGCAGGTAGCAGGGCcgccgttggccttggatgCCTTGGCCGTCTTAGTAGACTTGACGACGTACTTGCAAGCGGTAGCCGCGCCGCTGCCAGTGTTGATCTTGAAGTTCCAGGTGCAGTTGGCATCGGGCTTGTCGCAGACACGGTTGAGGGACTGGATGGTCCACTGGGGAGAGgcggccatcatggagacTTCGTTGGCGGGGGCGGCCATACCGGTGGCGGAGAGGAGGGCGGCGAcaatggtgatggagaaCTTCATTTTGGCGGTTGGGGCTGTTTGGTGTTAGCTTTGCTGGTGTTTGCTTGGAGTTGATGTGCAGACTAACCTGTGAGTTGATGCTTAAGTGCGGAAGTGATGTGGAAGTGTCGAAACTGTGAGTGATGTAGAAGATGAAgtggtggttgttgatgagagaagaCGTCTTGTCCTGGTGTCTTGGGCTCTTTTTATCATCGTGAGGTCAAGTCAACAAGCATCCAAAAATACATCGACACTTGTCAGCCCTGCCTCCTCGTATTACAGAGATTCCTAGCCCCATATCGTCCCATGATCAATAGAAACAAATCTGGACCTCACTTTCATGCTTGGCTCTGGACCCGGCCTCGCCGTCTAAGGTCTCTCTAGAATCTCAAAGGGTTCTAGAAAGCCAAAATGCCGAGATACCGAACACTattccttgcccttgtcctttTCCGGAGTGTGCCAAAGGCTTAACCTATTGATTCATGTACTAGACAAGATAGATCCCTGCACTTTAGCTTTGCTGGGTTTAGTCAGTCAAAGATGAAGGGCTGTCTATTTTTAGTTTTCCCCTGCCTCCCCACAACCGTTGTACTCCTCACCTCGGGACCTGGAGAGGTACCCGAAGATCGTTAACGTATAGGGCATTCCGGCTCGTATTTGTTGATATTAGAGTCAATGCTGATGGGGCTGCCATCGGCAGTTGGGTTATTCATTTCTATCACCAGTCACCAGTCACCAGGCATGTGGCTGAGAAGTCCATGTCTTTATGATCCCTCCAAGACATGAAAACACGGCAGAGCAGCTGGACTTGATCATTCAGATCGCTTGGGACAGCTCCATCAGGCGGCGAGTCAAGAAAGCCGGGACCTGCAGTATATCTGGATAAAACGATGGTAGTGCGCGACATTATGGCGGCCGTGAACAACAACCATGGCAAAGAAAAGGGAAAAGAATAATTACCTAACTTAAAGTTTAGAAAAATAAAGGCGAGATTCCTTTAAAGTGGTTATACAGACCTGCATTCAACAACCAGGCAGTACCTCGGGAGCTGCCCATGAGGATATGTTTTGTGAGAGAAACTGGTGGTCGTCGTAATCGGGGCTACCCTAGAGCCGCCCGATTTCGAAGATGAAACTGTTAGGAAATTACTCGACAGGGACAATGGAACAAGAAGTGATAGAAAAGCCTTTTTAATGAGTGGGTAATATTTTATGGAAAAAGGGAGCTCAATGTTGATACTTTAAAATGCCTCGTCTGAGGTAATAGTCAGTCGGCCTCAGGTCAGTAGGTACGTCCAAGGATAGCAGAGTAAACGCGGTACTCCTGTAAACCCATCAATAATCTGGGATAGCTAAGTCGAGGAAAATAAAACGGGAATTAGGAGGGTGTACCACTTAAGAGTGCAAGGGTAGCAGAGGGGCTGGTGAGTATGCGCCATCAAGTAAGATGTGCAGGATCACACACTGCTTCTAATTTGAGGCCGTCCAAGACTGTGATCAGAAGGTCTTACCAATCACATGGTAGATAAAACGTATATTTAAGCAAGGGGACTTCGTCGACTCTCCACATTTtttgtctctcttcttccatcatcaCACAGATCACTCACCACGAGTGCAACTATCAATTGACCAACGTTTTCAACAGCCTATCCACCCTCGCAACAAGTAAGTGATAACGACTGTTCTCAGGTCAGACTAACCCTTAATCTTGTAGTGGATCGCTGGGGAATAGGGAAATATTAGGACGCGTGTTGTAGCTGCGGAGGCAAGCAAGATTGGGCCTGAGAGGCTGCCCTGAAGCCATTCGCGGTGGTGTCCGTAGACAAAGAGTCATCCATCCACTGGCTAATGGTACTTATAATGTGATGGGGGGTTAATACGGGAAGGACCGCATAATCATGTGCAATTTCTGATGACGTGGTTGCATGTTGATGGCCAGAGCCCGCTGCAGCTCATACCAACCAGGCATCATCACGCAGTAGAGCCGTCCAATGACACTTCTTTAAGCTATCATCATGTGAGTTGTTGCTTCAAGCAGGCTGTGACATAGTGGCCCGAACTGGCCTAGCATCCTCAGCCACTTTTCTAGGGGACGCGCGCACGCCGCTGCTGTGCAACATTGATAACGCGCAGTGTACGCGTATTGATTGCAAGCACTTCCAGTCCAAGCAATAGAATATTGTTTCAACATCGGCTTCAAGAGCAATGTTGCAAAATTGGTGAGTTGAAAGAAGCCACCTACTTGCTAAATAGTCCTGGCCGATGACATGGCCTCTCACAGTCCAGGTTCGGATATTCCGGCAGCGACTCCTCACCAACCATCTACTCAACTCCTCAGCCCTCGTATCACAAGCCACGCAAGCTGAGTGCCATCCACGTGACGCCAGCGCTAACTGCGGACTCAATCCGGTCCGGGCATTAAATCCCTCTCATACTGTACCAATTTCGAACTTGCCAAGGCTCCTGGCCAAGACTATCAACATGCCTCTCTGCAGCCTATGCGAGACCATTCCACCCAAGTTCTTTAGCTCAGCTCGAAGTGACCAATGCACTGTCGAACATCACCCGAATCTCGTCGCTCTTGAGAAGTCGGCAGAAGCAGGATGTCGCATGTGCGCGGTCGTTTATAATGCGATACAGCGCCgcatcaaggatggcaagattTACAACACAATGGATGGGAAGCCTGTTGATTTGTCCCAGCAGATCAACTTGAGGAGCACCAAGTTTGGTGCGCAGTCGGTATgtctgggctgggctgaCGTAGGGAGTATGCGAGGCATAGAGATCCCGCAGGATTGGGATGATGTCGCTGTATACGACTGCAAGCCAGAGCTGGGAATGGCATCGGACCTTAAGTATCAGAGTGATACGGTTAAGTGGTGGCTGGAGAACTGCTGGGGACAGCATGCCGAATGTCGGAAGAACCACGACGCCTCGTATCTTCCAACGCGCTTGATCGACGTCGAATCTTCTGACCTTAACCTCGTCCGTTTGGTCGTCACTGCCGAAGAGCCCATTGGAGATCCACGCTATATCGCTTCGAGTCATTGTTGGGGGCTCACTATGCCAGAATCAGCCAAGACGGTcacctccaacttcaaacaGCATACTGAAAGTATACCCTTATCAGACTTGTCTCGAACATTTGTCGACTTCATAAAGATAAGCCGAAATATCGGCGTCCGCTATGTCTGGATCGACTCGCTATGCATCATACAAGACTCCTACGAGGATTGGACTGTCGAGGCGGCACAGATGGCGGCCGTGTACTCAAACGCCTACGTTACCGTGGCTGCGTCAGGTTCTTCTGATGGTACTGGCGGGTGCCGAAAAGGAGATGCATCAGAATCATTCTTTGGACCTGCTGATCTGACGTggaatgaagaagatgagtCTGGAATCAGAAGGGCTCGCACAATCCGTGTCTTTGCCAAGCCCGAGGGCCATGCAGTCACCAGTCTCTCGCAAGATCCCCTCGTCTCACGGGGATGGACACTCCAAGAGCGTGAGCTGTCACCCAGAGTGGTGCACTATTCAAAGGACACAATCCGATGGGAGTGTGCGTGTCAAAAGGCAACCCTTGAATTTCCCTGGAGTGACAG from Fusarium keratoplasticum isolate Fu6.1 chromosome 12, whole genome shotgun sequence includes:
- a CDS encoding HET domain-containing protein; protein product: MTWPLTVQVRIFRQRLLTNHLLNSSALVSQATQAECHPRDASANCGLNPVRALNPSHTVPISNLPRLLAKTINMPLCSLCETIPPKFFSSARSDQCTVEHHPNLVALEKSAEAGCRMCAVVYNAIQRRIKDGKIYNTMDGKPVDLSQQINLRSTKFGAQSVCLGWADVGSMRGIEIPQDWDDVAVYDCKPELGMASDLKYQSDTVKWWLENCWGQHAECRKNHDASYLPTRLIDVESSDLNLVRLVVTAEEPIGDPRYIASSHCWGLTMPESAKTVTSNFKQHTESIPLSDLSRTFVDFIKISRNIGVRYVWIDSLCIIQDSYEDWTVEAAQMAAVYSNAYVTVAASGSSDGTGGCRKGDASESFFGPADLTWNEEDESGIRRARTIRVFAKPEGHAVTSLSQDPLVSRGWTLQERELSPRVVHYSKDTIRWECACQKATLEFPWSDSLSFNNALRAFDQGQLQPQGTEGWYSDEAVRKNSFVWFEVVERYTKRSLTKQTDILPAVSGIARYFSKEIGDKYHAGLFESHGVIALIWRIEGKSKDKRSRHSEYLAPSWSWASVKGPAEWWWTLKQHKQEPVDHTFTPQILEMSTVPAGDDPFSVLKGGTLRLKGLLVPVGAMWREQDGLEHDQRSIMAMQADGHMTKVGTITFDVPEEACQVLLCFACRRESQFGWIDALGLAPTGQGTLQFKRVGLVRSKEKSWWEKAVTAEISII
- a CDS encoding Zf-3CxxC domain-containing protein, whose amino-acid sequence is MPPRKKPKSWSMYPALDDELSNELETEDLHFTFNNNDDERGCIESYDTNIVGRFTCHNNNCTSRGWSSKKIAITIRMYSGDRYNVRVYHQRCRSCNWLSRPNLDVDTYVDRVAYRLKKWSGVEVEHPFYGGKSGKPHERGLCEGCKNGHCKEGELWG